One part of the Odontesthes bonariensis isolate fOdoBon6 chromosome 13, fOdoBon6.hap1, whole genome shotgun sequence genome encodes these proteins:
- the adirf gene encoding adipogenesis regulatory factor, producing the protein MASFKKSFEGLKGTSHSAAKGVTDTAVQAAQDAVQQVADSSKETVSTAAQEASRQTHAVIGKAADKATDTIKEFGQKTETK; encoded by the exons ATGGCCTCGTTTAAGAAGTCCTTTGAGGGCCTGAAAGGGACGAGTCACTCAGCAGCAAAAGGAGTCACAGACACTGCAG TGCAGGCAGCTCAAGATGCTGTGCAGCAGGTGGCAGACTCCTCCAAAGAAACAGTCAGCACAG CTGCTCAAGAAGCCAGCAGGCAGACTCATGCAGTCATAGGAAAAGCTGCGGACAAGGCCACGGACACCATCAAGGAGTTTGGACAGAAAACGGAGACCAAATGA
- the gprin1 gene encoding uncharacterized protein gprin1 produces the protein MGSLKDEMRGFKEEHQPCEKTEDGGHPVSSGCSSSAEGRPLHTSRESTTQEDSQPKRDMNVSSVEERNKCPITKDQLLSGVDCDNTEQSGSEHVKDSAQINVVPLTPQTTAAQNIATISVNLHSDGDPVDKNMASGRGQEADIESILVPVPPAPDPSDPRSPAPFGQHHMRTQVSLEVVQCRSVATSPMTPPEGGHSFFFPSTFGNSGGGEADAKNAELQVGRQVEFCSVATSPMTPKTPSTTAFPELTGREMVQKEEKVKQSWEQRENGQQESLTATKNAASGVKVTLEDSTQQCKQQRMGSMDQDITILVTHHGNNGEEEEEKSETYFYSTEPEMVKIDENEEVGGNNRDIKRDGKENVSVEAPAHVQDESNTHRSKMQPEETRESIKAKDSEAIENKDACEELTEASVMKPVPESPAPFGCHNIRTQVSLEVVQCQSAATSPMTPPEGDQAFYFPSSFGKCGSVGTDTKDAVLQGGTQVEFRSVATAPMTPRTPVATTFPEIKKEASLEDKIVVEKDKKKHVLEDKEEARKEVAEDKKEVINCSEKSEEKSEEKCEEPVQEVSWDEKGMTWEVYGAVVEVAVLGSAIQKHLEKQVLKQKGQSSMPPPPPLNPSATPLILQGGSGKGRSGKRGEQDGKVSRRRRNPFRLLMENMQQPHCCSRAQTSE, from the coding sequence ATGGGAAGTCTCAAGGATGAGATGAGAGGTTTCAAAGAAGAGCACCAACCTTGTGAGAAGACGGAGGATGGAGGACATCCAGTGAGCTCAGGCTGCAGCTCCTCAGCTGAGGGACGTCCACTACACACAAGTCGAGAGTCAACAACTCAAGAGGACTCTCAGCCAAAACGAGACATGAATGTCAGCTCTGTCGAGGAGAGAAACAAATGCCCAATAACTAAAGATCAACTGCTTTCAGGAGTGGATTGTGATAACACTGAACAATCAGGCTCTGAGCATGTCAAAGACAGTGCACAGATCAATGTCGTGCCTCTGACACCTCAAACAACAGCTGCACAAAACATCGCAACAATTTCTGTCAACCTCCATAGTGATGGAGATCCTGTGGATAAAAACATGGCTTCTGGCAGAGGACAAGAGGCAGACATTGAGAGTATTTTGGTTCCTGTGCCGCCGGCTCCAGATCCCTCCGACCCACGCTCCCCAGCCCCTTTCGGGCAGCACCACATGCGCACACAGGTGAGCCTGGAGGTGGTCCAGTGCCGCTCAGTAGCCACCAGCCCCATGACTCCTCCTGAGGGTGGCCATTCCTTCTTCTTTCCGAGCACTTTTGGGAATTCCGGAGGTGGTGAGGCTGACGCCAAAAATGCGGAGCTGCAGGTGGGTCGTCAAGTGGAGTTCTGCTCTGTCGCTACATCCCCCATGACCCCAAAGACACCGTCGACCACAGCTTTCCCAGAGCTCACTGGGAGAGAGATGGTGCAGAAGGAGGAGAAAGTGAAACAGAGTTGGGAGCAGAGGGAGAATGGCCAACAAGAGAGTCTTACAGCAACAAAAAATGCAGCTTCTGGTGTAAAAGTGACTCTGGAGGACAGTACCCAGCAGTGTAAGCAGCAGAGGATGGGGAGTATGGATCAAGACATTACAATCTTGGTGACCCACCATGGCAATAatggggaagaagaagaagaaaagtccGAGACATATTTTTATTCCACTGAACCAGAGATGGTGAAAATAGATGAAAATGAAGAAGTTGGAGGAAACAACAGAGATATAAAGAGggatggaaaagaaaatgtctcAGTGGAAGCTCCTGCTCATGTACAGGACGAATCAAACACACACCGTTCAAAAATGCAACCTGAGGAAACAAGAGAGTCAATTAAAGCAAAAGATTCAGAGGCCATAGAAAACAAAGATGCATGTGAGGAGTTGACAGAAGCTTCTGTGATGAAACCTGTCCCTGAATCACCAGCTCCCTTTGGCTGCCACAACATCCGCACACAGGTGAGCCTGGAGGTGGTGCAGTGTCAGTCTGCGGCTACCAGCCCCATGACTCCTCCTGAAGGGGACCAAGCCTTCTACTTCCCCAGTTCTTTTGGGAAATGTGGGTCTGTAGGTACAGATACTAAAGATGCTGTGCTGCAGGGGGGTACCCAGGTGGAGTTTCGCTCTGTCGCTACAGCACCCATGACCCCAAGAACTCCAGTTGCCACGACTTTTCCTGAGATCAAGAAAGAGGCCAGCTTAGAGGATAAGATAGTGGTGGAGAAAGATAAAAAGAAGCATGTGTTGGAAGACAAAGAGGAAGCCCGTAAAGAGGTAGCGGAGGACAAAAAAGAGGTTATAAACTGTTCGGAAAAGAGCGAGGAGAAGAGCGAGGAGAAGTGCGAGGAACCAGTGCAGGAGGTAAGCTGGGATGAGAAAGGGATGACCTGGGAGGTGTACGGGGCTGTGGTGGAAGTGGCTGTGCTGGGCTCAGCCATCCAGAAACACCTCGAGAAACAGGTGTTGAAGCAAAAGGGGCAGTCCTCCATGCCTCCCCCGCCTCCACTCAACCCATCAGCCACGCCCCTCATTTTACAGGGGGGATCAGGTAAGGGCCGTTCGGGGAAGAGaggggaacaggatgggaaagTGAGCAGGCGCAGAAGAAATCCCTTCCGCCTGCTGATGGAGAACATGCAGCAGCCGCACTGTTGCTCCAGAGCTCAAACCAGTGAGTGA